In one Mucilaginibacter ginsenosidivorax genomic region, the following are encoded:
- a CDS encoding inositol-3-phosphate synthase, producing the protein MKIKISPAEGKLGILIPGLGAVATTLIAGVEAVKKGISQPIGSLTQMGHIRLGKRTENRNPKINEFVPLAQLNDIVFGGWDVYEDNVYQAASNAKVLESSLLDAVKPALEAIVPMKAAFDQNYAKNLRGTHVKTGTRYELAQQVMEDIQNFKEQNGLDRVVLVWCGSTEIYYEASAIHQSLAAFEQALKDDDKLIAPSMIYAYAALKLGVPFSNGAPNLTVDIPALIELSKLTKTPIAGKDFKTGQTLMKTVLAPGLAARSLGVHGWFSTNILGNRDGLVLDDPDNFKTKEVSKLGVLEDIFKPEDNQELYGNIYHKIRINYYPPHGDNKESWDNIDIFGWLGYKMQIKINFLCRDSILAAPIALDLALFSDMAKRAGMSGIQEWLSFYLKSPQTAEGLHPENDIFKQLIKLENTLRYLMGEDLITHLGLDYYDDMFAQEA; encoded by the coding sequence ATGAAAATCAAAATTTCTCCAGCCGAAGGTAAACTGGGTATCCTTATCCCTGGTTTGGGCGCAGTAGCCACCACGCTGATTGCCGGCGTTGAAGCTGTAAAAAAAGGCATTTCGCAACCAATCGGCTCTCTTACACAAATGGGGCACATCCGTTTAGGCAAACGTACCGAAAACCGTAACCCTAAAATCAATGAATTTGTGCCGCTTGCCCAGCTAAACGATATTGTGTTTGGCGGATGGGATGTTTATGAAGATAATGTTTACCAGGCTGCATCAAACGCCAAGGTATTGGAATCGTCGTTATTGGATGCTGTAAAACCGGCCCTGGAAGCGATAGTGCCGATGAAAGCTGCCTTTGATCAAAACTACGCTAAAAACCTAAGAGGAACCCACGTTAAAACCGGAACACGGTATGAACTGGCACAGCAGGTAATGGAGGATATCCAAAACTTTAAAGAGCAAAACGGTTTAGACCGTGTTGTATTGGTATGGTGCGGATCAACAGAGATATATTACGAAGCATCGGCCATTCACCAGTCGCTTGCAGCTTTTGAACAGGCTTTAAAAGATGACGACAAGCTGATAGCACCAAGCATGATATATGCTTACGCGGCCTTGAAGTTAGGTGTGCCTTTCTCAAACGGTGCCCCTAACCTAACCGTTGATATCCCTGCTTTAATTGAGTTATCAAAATTAACCAAAACACCTATTGCAGGTAAAGATTTTAAAACCGGCCAAACTTTAATGAAAACAGTTCTGGCACCGGGCCTTGCTGCACGTTCATTAGGCGTACACGGATGGTTCTCTACCAATATATTAGGTAACCGCGACGGCTTGGTATTGGATGATCCGGATAATTTTAAAACCAAAGAAGTATCAAAATTAGGCGTTCTGGAAGATATCTTTAAACCAGAAGATAACCAGGAGCTTTATGGTAACATTTACCACAAAATCCGCATCAACTACTACCCTCCCCATGGCGATAACAAAGAAAGCTGGGATAACATTGATATTTTTGGCTGGTTGGGTTACAAAATGCAAATCAAAATTAACTTCCTTTGCCGCGACTCTATCCTTGCCGCCCCTATCGCGCTTGACCTGGCTTTATTTAGCGATATGGCCAAACGCGCAGGCATGAGCGGAATACAGGAATGGTTGTCATTTTATCTTAAATCCCCTCAAACTGCAGAGGGCTTACATCCCGAGAATGATATATTTAAACAATTGATCAAGTTAGAGAACACACTTCGTTATTTAATGGGCGAAGATTTGATAACCCACCTTGGTTTAGATTATTATGACGATATGTTTGCACAGGAAGCATAA
- a CDS encoding NAD-dependent epimerase/dehydratase family protein, with protein sequence MREKVLITGASGFAGFHIIEEALHNNFEVYAAVRKSSKTEHLKNLDIKFVNLNYRDLTALKQQLADIKPDYIIHAAGVTAAKSQATYNYVNATHTFNLASAAIEAGINLKKFVLISSLAALGPLKTLSGTINETINPNPVTAYGRSKLLAEEQLRTVENLNYTILRPTAIYGPRDTGIFIFFKQLTRGLEPYMGKANQKLTFIYVKDVAKASIKSLYDGNNTDYNLSDGNFYSKYELANLAKEALSLKTFKFHLPVIFVKIIAFVSEKVSSLSNKAAIINMEKLDELMAVNWSVDIEKAKSQLGFYPAYNLQTGLIETLKWYRANDWL encoded by the coding sequence ATGAGGGAAAAGGTTTTAATAACCGGGGCAAGCGGTTTTGCGGGGTTTCATATTATTGAAGAGGCATTACACAACAACTTTGAAGTGTATGCTGCTGTTCGCAAAAGCAGTAAAACAGAGCACCTTAAAAATCTCGATATCAAATTTGTTAACCTCAATTACCGCGACCTTACAGCGCTGAAACAACAGCTTGCCGATATTAAGCCCGATTATATCATCCACGCGGCCGGTGTTACGGCAGCCAAATCACAGGCCACCTATAACTATGTTAATGCAACCCATACATTCAACCTGGCTTCTGCCGCGATAGAGGCGGGCATTAACCTAAAAAAGTTTGTGCTCATCAGCAGCCTTGCAGCGCTTGGGCCGCTTAAAACATTATCGGGCACAATCAACGAAACTATCAACCCCAACCCGGTTACAGCCTATGGCCGCAGCAAGCTATTGGCCGAAGAACAGTTAAGGACGGTTGAAAATTTAAACTATACTATATTGCGGCCAACGGCCATTTATGGCCCAAGGGATACAGGGATATTTATATTTTTTAAGCAGCTTACCCGCGGCCTTGAGCCGTATATGGGCAAGGCCAATCAAAAACTAACCTTTATATATGTAAAGGATGTAGCCAAAGCTTCTATAAAATCGTTGTACGACGGAAACAATACAGATTATAATTTAAGCGACGGAAATTTTTACAGCAAATATGAGTTGGCTAACTTAGCCAAGGAAGCATTAAGTTTAAAAACCTTTAAATTTCATTTACCTGTAATATTTGTAAAAATAATAGCTTTTGTATCAGAAAAAGTGAGTTCTTTGAGCAATAAAGCCGCCATTATAAATATGGAGAAGCTTGACGAACTCATGGCCGTTAACTGGTCGGTTGATATCGAGAAAGCAAAATCGCAGCTGGGGTTTTATCCGGCCTACAATTTACAAACCGGCTTAATTGAAACCCTAAAGTGGTATAGGGCCAACGACTGGTTGTAA
- a CDS encoding GNAT family N-acetyltransferase — translation MIKIVTVSSKKELASFIDFPHDLYEGDPNYVPELFIAQRDLLTIHPFHKHNKVQPFLAYDGDKIVGRIAAILNNAHNQYNHKNDGFFGFFDCIDSTEVSNLLFDVVTGWLKNKGITGQLLGPVNFSTNEPCGLLIKGFDSPAFLMNTYNKPYYASLIESYGFGKDVDLIAWHWDGQEYDDKSVRLLNSLEERLKRSNIIIRKVNLKKFKEEAAKLREVYNSAWDSNTGFVPLTDEEFDYLAKDLKLILDPDFALVAEQNGKIVAFGLALPNYNEIFQKIKRGRLLPTGIFKLLFGKKNIQSIRIYALGVIDGYRKMGIEACLYGTIIREYKAKGFKHAEAGWTLEHNDMVNRAIEAIKGDPYKTYRLYQKAI, via the coding sequence ATGATAAAAATTGTAACAGTTAGTTCTAAAAAGGAACTGGCTTCATTTATTGATTTTCCGCATGATTTGTATGAGGGCGACCCAAACTATGTTCCCGAACTGTTTATAGCCCAGCGCGACCTGCTAACTATTCACCCTTTTCATAAGCATAACAAAGTACAGCCATTTTTAGCTTATGATGGCGATAAAATTGTAGGCCGTATTGCCGCCATATTGAATAACGCCCACAACCAATACAATCATAAAAACGATGGTTTTTTTGGCTTTTTTGATTGCATAGATAGCACCGAGGTTTCAAACCTGCTGTTTGATGTAGTTACCGGCTGGCTTAAAAACAAAGGTATAACCGGCCAGCTTTTAGGCCCGGTAAACTTTAGCACCAATGAGCCTTGCGGGTTACTAATTAAAGGCTTTGATAGCCCGGCGTTTTTAATGAACACCTACAATAAGCCTTATTACGCCAGCCTTATTGAAAGTTATGGCTTTGGTAAAGATGTTGACCTGATAGCATGGCATTGGGACGGGCAGGAATATGATGATAAATCGGTAAGGTTATTAAACTCTTTAGAGGAGCGTTTAAAACGGAGCAATATCATTATCCGTAAAGTAAATTTAAAAAAATTCAAAGAAGAAGCAGCCAAGCTTCGCGAAGTGTATAACTCGGCCTGGGATAGCAATACCGGCTTTGTGCCCTTAACCGATGAGGAATTTGATTACCTGGCCAAAGATCTTAAACTTATCCTCGATCCTGATTTTGCCTTGGTTGCCGAACAAAATGGCAAAATAGTAGCCTTTGGCCTGGCCCTGCCAAACTATAACGAAATTTTTCAGAAAATAAAACGTGGCCGTTTGTTGCCAACCGGCATTTTTAAACTGCTGTTTGGTAAAAAAAACATACAAAGCATCCGCATTTATGCGTTAGGGGTAATAGATGGTTACCGCAAAATGGGTATTGAAGCCTGTTTATACGGCACTATTATAAGGGAATACAAAGCCAAGGGCTTTAAACATGCCGAGGCCGGCTGGACTTTAGAGCATAACGACATGGTAAACCGGGCTATAGAAGCCATCAAAGGCGATCCGTATAAAACATACAGGTTGTACCAAAAAGCAATATGA
- the spt gene encoding serine palmitoyltransferase: MVKKLHGKIAEFQVANMLREKGLYPYFRPIESAQDTEVLIDNKRVLMFGSNSYLGLTNHPKIKEASKKAIDKYGTGCAGSRFLNGTLDIHIELENRLANLVGKEAAVLFSTGYQVNLGVLSCITGRNDYIILDEYDHACIIDGSRLSFSKVLKYAHNDMNDLQRKLALLPEEAVKVIAVDGIFSMEGDIVKLPEIVQLADQYGANIMVDDAHSLGVIGHNGAGTASHFGLTKDVDLIMGTFSKSLASLGGFIAADKDTVDFIKHRGRSLMFSASMTPGSVGSVIAALDIMESEPERIQKLWDNTNYAMKLLLDEGFDLGPTESPILPIYVRDNEKTFLVTKQLQAAGIFVNPVVSPAVPSDSSLLRFSLMATHTFEQIEEAVEKLAKVFKDVGVTSVKEKI; the protein is encoded by the coding sequence ATGGTTAAAAAACTACATGGGAAGATCGCCGAGTTCCAGGTTGCAAATATGCTCCGGGAGAAGGGATTGTATCCTTATTTCAGGCCTATTGAGTCTGCTCAGGACACTGAAGTATTAATTGACAACAAAAGGGTATTAATGTTTGGATCTAACTCATACTTAGGCCTTACCAACCACCCTAAAATTAAAGAAGCTTCAAAAAAAGCGATTGATAAATATGGCACAGGCTGTGCCGGATCGCGTTTCTTAAATGGTACACTGGATATTCATATTGAGTTAGAAAACAGGCTTGCCAATTTAGTTGGCAAAGAAGCCGCCGTTTTATTTAGCACAGGCTACCAGGTAAACCTTGGCGTACTATCCTGCATTACCGGACGCAATGATTACATTATTTTAGACGAATACGATCATGCCTGCATCATTGACGGTAGCCGCCTTTCGTTTTCAAAAGTGTTAAAATACGCTCACAATGACATGAACGACCTGCAGCGCAAACTGGCATTATTGCCCGAAGAAGCTGTAAAGGTTATTGCCGTTGATGGTATTTTCAGCATGGAAGGTGATATTGTTAAGTTACCTGAAATAGTTCAGCTTGCCGACCAATATGGTGCAAACATCATGGTTGATGATGCACATAGCCTTGGGGTTATCGGTCATAATGGAGCAGGTACTGCATCGCACTTTGGCCTTACCAAAGATGTTGATCTTATTATGGGTACCTTTAGTAAGTCATTAGCTTCGTTAGGTGGTTTCATAGCTGCCGATAAGGACACTGTTGACTTTATTAAACACCGCGGCCGTTCATTAATGTTCAGCGCGAGTATGACACCAGGATCTGTTGGCAGCGTAATTGCAGCATTGGATATCATGGAATCAGAACCTGAAAGGATTCAGAAACTTTGGGATAACACCAATTATGCCATGAAACTGTTGCTTGACGAAGGCTTTGACCTCGGCCCAACCGAAAGTCCGATATTGCCTATCTACGTACGCGATAACGAGAAAACTTTCCTGGTAACAAAACAGCTGCAAGCGGCCGGTATATTTGTTAACCCTGTTGTTTCGCCGGCTGTACCTTCAGATTCATCGTTATTACGTTTCTCATTAATGGCTACCCATACATTTGAGCAAATTGAAGAAGCCGTTGAAAAGCTGGCTAAAGTATTTAAGGATGTAGGCGTTACTTCTGTTAAAGAAAAAATATAA
- a CDS encoding TolC family protein: MKKLKYLSLLTIVHLTLILHSQSFAQTGADTITGPVTLKQAVDYALRNQPAVRQASIDEQINERDIRIGLSGWLPQVNSSGLYNYYFKGQPQAGSSGANIPSNAGSIRNLSTLGVTASQVIYNNDVLLASKASKYSREYYKDNTISSQINVVTDVSKAFFDVLLSQKQLDITNEDITRLQRSLKDATNRYQAGVSDKTDFKQATIALNNSIATRKSTEESIKSKTAYLKQIMGVAGPNTLTLAYDSSRYEQEVAIDTNQVLDVNNRIEYRLLQASKALKILNVDYYHYGFLPSLSAVGSYNYAYFNHNFSPLYSNAYPTGYVGLTLNLPIFQGGKRLQNLSKARLQVERTDLDIVNTKNSLNTEYVQALAGYKSNFTSYKLVRENVDLAKDVYKIVSLQYREGVKTYLDVIVAQSDLRTAELNYYNALFQLLASKIDLQKALGTLPLQ; the protein is encoded by the coding sequence ATGAAAAAACTAAAGTACTTATCCCTCTTAACGATAGTTCATTTAACATTAATTTTACATTCGCAATCTTTCGCGCAAACAGGTGCCGATACAATTACCGGGCCAGTTACGCTAAAGCAGGCTGTTGATTACGCGTTGCGCAATCAGCCCGCTGTAAGGCAGGCTTCTATTGATGAGCAGATAAACGAGCGTGATATCAGGATCGGCTTATCGGGATGGCTGCCCCAGGTAAATTCATCGGGCCTTTATAACTACTATTTTAAAGGACAGCCGCAGGCTGGTTCGTCAGGAGCCAACATTCCGTCAAACGCGGGTAGTATCCGTAACCTGTCAACCCTGGGTGTTACAGCATCGCAGGTAATTTACAATAATGATGTGTTACTGGCTTCAAAGGCTTCAAAATATTCGCGGGAATACTATAAGGATAATACGATAAGCAGCCAGATAAACGTGGTAACGGATGTAAGCAAAGCTTTTTTTGATGTGTTGTTATCGCAAAAGCAGCTGGATATTACTAATGAGGATATTACCAGGCTGCAACGGAGTTTAAAGGATGCCACCAACCGGTACCAGGCAGGCGTATCTGATAAAACCGATTTTAAGCAGGCAACCATCGCCCTCAATAATTCGATAGCCACCCGTAAATCAACCGAGGAATCTATCAAGAGTAAAACTGCTTATTTAAAACAAATTATGGGTGTTGCGGGGCCTAATACACTCACGCTGGCTTATGATTCATCGCGCTATGAGCAGGAGGTTGCTATTGATACCAACCAGGTGCTTGATGTAAATAACCGTATTGAGTACCGGCTGCTGCAAGCCAGCAAAGCGCTAAAGATTTTAAATGTTGATTATTACCATTATGGCTTCCTGCCTTCGTTATCGGCAGTGGGTAGTTATAATTATGCCTACTTTAACCACAATTTTAGCCCGCTGTATAGTAATGCCTACCCTACAGGTTATGTAGGCCTGACATTAAACCTGCCCATTTTTCAGGGTGGTAAGCGACTTCAAAATTTAAGCAAGGCGCGTTTACAGGTTGAACGTACCGACCTTGACATTGTAAATACCAAAAACAGCCTTAATACCGAGTATGTACAAGCGCTTGCGGGTTACAAAAGTAATTTTACCAGCTATAAACTGGTGCGCGAAAATGTTGACCTTGCCAAGGATGTATATAAAATAGTAAGCCTGCAATACCGCGAAGGTGTTAAAACTTACCTTGATGTTATTGTGGCACAATCGGACCTGCGGACGGCCGAACTGAATTATTATAACGCGCTGTTCCAACTGCTGGCCAGTAAAATTGACCTGCAAAAAGCATTGGGTACATTGCCCCTGCAATAA
- a CDS encoding efflux RND transporter periplasmic adaptor subunit, with translation MKNRYIYWLAPAALLVWASCGKQDKKGAAAPPPTPVLIADATVGNATYYDSYQGTVISINTVELRSQVPGFVTGIFFKEGDIVEKGKVLYEIDKRKYEAAYQQAAANVLSAQANLTKAQKDVDRYNMLLKNDAIARQTVDQAVAAYETNKSSVAVAKAGLASAATDLSYATIRAPFTGRIGISQVRLGAQVAVGTTLMNTISAEHPIGVDVVINEQDINRFYGLQKSSSDTTFKLQLPDGTTYNKTGKVLAIDRGVSSGTGSIKVRIQFPNEDDVLKDGMSCVLQVLNSQSGKRVQIPNKAVTEQMGEFFVFVTRDTTVKDTGPDKTVKDRRDTIAKQIKVKLGPRVNTSIVVMDGIKAGDKVVTDGFQRLRDGGRITLGAGGPPAGAAPKK, from the coding sequence ATGAAGAACAGATATATATATTGGTTGGCCCCTGCAGCATTATTGGTATGGGCATCATGTGGCAAACAGGATAAAAAAGGCGCGGCCGCCCCACCGCCAACCCCGGTTTTAATTGCCGATGCCACCGTTGGTAACGCTACCTATTATGATAGTTACCAGGGAACGGTAATATCCATTAATACGGTTGAGCTACGAAGCCAGGTACCAGGATTTGTAACCGGTATATTTTTTAAAGAAGGCGATATTGTTGAAAAAGGTAAAGTGCTTTATGAAATTGATAAGCGCAAATACGAAGCAGCTTACCAGCAGGCTGCTGCCAATGTTTTGAGCGCGCAGGCCAACCTTACCAAAGCACAAAAAGATGTTGACCGTTATAACATGTTGTTGAAAAACGATGCTATTGCACGCCAGACTGTAGACCAGGCCGTCGCCGCTTATGAAACCAATAAAAGTTCGGTTGCGGTGGCCAAAGCAGGCCTTGCATCGGCAGCTACCGACCTTTCGTACGCTACCATACGTGCACCATTTACAGGCCGTATAGGCATATCGCAGGTAAGGTTAGGAGCACAGGTTGCCGTTGGTACCACGCTGATGAACACCATATCTGCCGAGCACCCAATTGGTGTTGATGTGGTAATTAACGAGCAGGATATTAACCGCTTTTATGGCCTGCAAAAATCAAGCAGCGATACCACATTTAAATTGCAGCTGCCCGATGGCACAACTTATAATAAAACAGGTAAAGTTTTAGCTATTGACAGGGGAGTAAGCAGTGGTACCGGAAGTATAAAAGTAAGAATCCAGTTCCCGAACGAAGATGATGTGCTGAAGGATGGTATGAGCTGTGTTTTGCAGGTGCTCAACAGCCAGTCGGGCAAGCGGGTGCAAATACCTAATAAAGCGGTTACCGAGCAAATGGGCGAGTTTTTTGTTTTTGTAACCAGGGATACTACGGTAAAAGACACCGGCCCTGATAAAACAGTAAAAGACAGGCGCGATACTATTGCCAAACAAATAAAAGTAAAGCTTGGCCCACGTGTAAATACCAGTATTGTTGTAATGGATGGTATTAAAGCCGGGGATAAAGTGGTAACAGATGGTTTCCAGCGTTTGCGCGATGGTGGCCGGATTACCCTTGGCGCAGGTGGCCCTCCAGCTGGCGCGGCTCCCAAAAAATAG